A part of Pararoseomonas sp. SCSIO 73927 genomic DNA contains:
- a CDS encoding ABC transporter substrate-binding protein — translation MSSITGRRALLAASGLLATSGAARAQPRAATLRVGSQRGGLQALLEASGQTKDLTYPVAWSEFQAAQPLLEALNADAVDIGSMGDLNFFSVFANGAAIRAVGATRSDGASQNIVVKADGPIRTVADLRGKRVAAARGGWTHYSLFRILEKAGVKPSEVNIAWLLPSDAALAYRSGAIDAWSVWEPFTSLEVLNFGSRVLADARGLTPSASLLAVSEPALRNKRPQLEDFVRRNRLGWEWANAHLKDYARTTAALIRQPVPVIERAYEVSGTKAVPIDAALLGEFQEAVDRCVEYGIVSRRFNVADGIDSSFTGA, via the coding sequence ATGAGCAGCATCACCGGCCGCCGCGCCCTCCTGGCCGCCTCCGGCCTTCTCGCGACCTCGGGCGCGGCCCGGGCCCAGCCGCGCGCCGCCACGCTGCGCGTGGGTAGCCAGCGCGGCGGGCTGCAAGCCCTGCTGGAGGCCTCTGGCCAGACGAAGGACCTGACCTATCCCGTGGCCTGGAGCGAGTTCCAGGCCGCCCAGCCGTTGCTGGAGGCGCTGAACGCCGACGCGGTGGATATCGGCTCCATGGGCGACCTGAACTTCTTCTCCGTCTTCGCCAACGGCGCCGCGATCCGGGCGGTGGGCGCCACCCGGTCGGACGGGGCCTCCCAGAACATCGTCGTGAAGGCCGACGGGCCGATCCGGACGGTGGCGGACCTGCGCGGCAAGCGCGTGGCCGCGGCGCGCGGCGGGTGGACGCACTACTCGTTGTTCCGCATCCTCGAGAAGGCGGGGGTGAAGCCCTCCGAGGTAAACATCGCCTGGCTGCTGCCATCCGACGCCGCGCTGGCCTACCGCTCCGGCGCCATCGACGCCTGGTCGGTCTGGGAACCTTTCACCTCGCTGGAGGTGCTGAACTTCGGCAGCCGCGTGCTGGCCGATGCGCGCGGGCTGACGCCCAGCGCCAGCCTCCTCGCCGTCAGCGAGCCGGCGCTGCGGAACAAGCGCCCGCAGCTGGAGGATTTCGTGCGCCGCAACCGCCTGGGATGGGAATGGGCGAACGCGCACCTGAAGGACTACGCCCGCACCACCGCCGCACTGATCCGCCAGCCCGTGCCGGTGATCGAGCGCGCCTACGAGGTGAGCGGGACGAAGGCCGTGCCGATCGATGCCGCCCTGCTCGGCGAGTTCCAGGAGGCCGTGGACCGCTGCGTGGAGTACGGCATCGTCTCCCGCCGCTTCAACGTGGCGGACGGCATCGACTCCTCCTTCACCGGCGCTTGA